Proteins encoded in a region of the Bombiscardovia apis genome:
- a CDS encoding TspO/MBR family protein yields MNSHEDASTTTQPKLKVNTPQSDRSSPTTAVKTPSVLAAERSAHESVARSDARAERRWKLIETIILWTAWIIMVAFNGYAEVFQFQGTTTGQIAKSANVWFMPAGYAFAIWGLIYIGLAVWLVRYCMAGPSRKKLGFLPMSLSGLIFVATCALNICWLAFWHMKRFTISLIIILALTVLTWLLYAIVRHDEDEKNTSSAVRILDWAPLSLYGGWLTVATVLNAFFDAEVLSMGIADVIQVFAVVILLGLLLIVAFLMEQKANDWVFGLVIFWSALAIGIQILSRNTAIGVLVIAIAAVGDVLVYFPWDKFKLVRR; encoded by the coding sequence ATGAATTCACATGAAGATGCATCGACTACAACACAACCGAAGCTCAAGGTCAATACACCACAAAGCGACAGATCTTCGCCAACTACGGCAGTGAAAACACCTTCTGTTTTAGCAGCTGAGCGCTCAGCACACGAGTCTGTGGCCCGCAGTGATGCGCGCGCCGAACGAAGGTGGAAGCTTATCGAGACGATCATCCTGTGGACTGCTTGGATTATCATGGTTGCTTTCAACGGTTACGCTGAAGTCTTCCAATTCCAAGGAACTACTACCGGGCAAATCGCCAAATCTGCAAACGTCTGGTTTATGCCGGCAGGCTATGCTTTCGCCATTTGGGGTCTCATATACATCGGTTTGGCTGTATGGCTGGTTCGCTATTGCATGGCTGGACCTTCGCGCAAAAAGCTCGGTTTCCTACCAATGAGTCTTAGTGGGCTCATATTCGTAGCCACCTGCGCTCTTAACATCTGCTGGCTAGCGTTCTGGCACATGAAGAGATTCACTATCTCTCTCATCATTATCTTGGCATTGACCGTCTTAACTTGGCTGCTTTATGCCATTGTGCGCCACGATGAAGATGAGAAAAACACCTCTTCTGCCGTCCGCATCTTGGATTGGGCTCCCTTGTCCTTGTATGGCGGCTGGCTGACCGTTGCCACCGTTTTGAACGCTTTCTTCGATGCGGAAGTCCTGAGCATGGGCATCGCTGACGTAATACAAGTGTTTGCTGTCGTGATTTTGCTAGGACTCTTGCTGATAGTCGCTTTCCTCATGGAGCAGAAAGCCAACGATTGGGTGTTTGGTCTCGTTATCTTCTGGTCAGCCCTAGCTATTGGCATCCAAATTCTGAGCAGAAATACAGCTATTGGCGTACTTGTGATTGCTATAGCAGCTGTGGGCGATGTGCTGGTCTACTTCCCCTGGGACAAGTTTAAGCTTGTTCGCCGC